The proteins below come from a single Candidatus Fermentibacter sp. genomic window:
- a CDS encoding nucleotidyl transferase AbiEii/AbiGii toxin family protein: protein MSTPLSDRIASASPRTPGEEDAAIREAMQELALYALSGTRFFSDAAFHGGTFLRILHGLDRFSEDLDFSTGRPEPGFDWREHSGALVDILQAHGLACEIRPRAADASPVKAISVVTPGPDASLLRFAHRKGRLIRVKLEVDTNPPEGAKTAVAYAGFPVAHALRCVDLPSGMAGKCHAVLCRPHLKGRDLYDFSWYVGRGVGPNLVLLKSALLQSGPWKGDAGILPDPEWLAQALRKKVSEIDWEDARRDVMPFLGEAGRRSLALWNGDFFNDLITRLMASTKHTAG from the coding sequence ATGAGCACGCCGCTTTCGGACAGGATCGCCTCGGCCTCTCCCCGAACGCCCGGGGAGGAGGATGCCGCCATCCGCGAAGCGATGCAGGAGCTCGCCCTCTACGCGCTCTCCGGGACTCGCTTCTTCTCCGACGCGGCTTTCCACGGCGGAACCTTCCTGAGAATCCTGCACGGGCTGGACAGGTTCTCCGAGGATCTGGACTTCTCGACCGGCCGGCCGGAACCGGGATTCGACTGGCGCGAGCATTCCGGAGCACTCGTCGATATCCTGCAGGCTCACGGGCTGGCCTGCGAGATCCGTCCCAGGGCCGCGGATGCCTCCCCGGTCAAGGCAATCTCGGTTGTCACGCCCGGGCCAGACGCCTCTCTGCTGAGATTCGCGCATCGCAAGGGCAGGCTCATCCGGGTGAAGCTCGAGGTCGATACCAATCCGCCGGAAGGGGCGAAGACGGCCGTGGCCTATGCCGGCTTTCCCGTTGCCCACGCGCTGCGCTGCGTAGACCTTCCGAGCGGCATGGCGGGCAAGTGCCATGCCGTCCTGTGCAGGCCGCATCTCAAGGGGAGGGACCTCTACGACTTCTCGTGGTATGTCGGGAGGGGAGTCGGCCCGAACCTCGTCCTGTTGAAATCTGCTCTTCTCCAGAGCGGGCCGTGGAAGGGAGATGCCGGGATCCTGCCCGATCCGGAATGGCTCGCACAGGCACTTCGGAAAAAGGTTTCCGAGATCGACTGGGAGGACGCAAGGCGCGACGTGATGCCCTTCCTCGGCGAAGCCGGGCGAAGGAGCCTGGCGCTATGGAACGGCGATTTCTTCAACGATCTGATCACAAGGCTCATGGCGTCGACAAAGCACACCGCCGGGTGA
- a CDS encoding helix-turn-helix transcriptional regulator yields the protein MLYIPEGRSSMGLSMNRLREFREKAGLTQDRLAGCVKVSRQTINSIEAGRYVPSLELALRLGRVFGCRVEDLFGIPDMEVDDAGKA from the coding sequence ATGCTTTACATACCGGAGGGGAGGTCGAGCATGGGGCTCTCCATGAACAGGTTGAGAGAGTTCCGCGAGAAGGCCGGGCTAACGCAGGATCGACTGGCTGGATGCGTGAAGGTCTCGCGCCAGACCATCAACTCGATCGAGGCCGGCAGGTACGTGCCCTCGCTGGAGCTCGCGCTCAGGCTGGGACGGGTTTTCGGATGCCGGGTGGAGGATCTGTTCGGCATCCCGGATATGGAGGTGGATGATGCTGGGAAGGCCTGA
- a CDS encoding TrmB family transcriptional regulator sugar-binding domain-containing protein, with the protein MTGLKQTCTTLEASLTGIGGLPPEEGVYRLQNVPQVYARAAEIVRSARRNLLVDAYGIPLARIQQAVEDAASRGVTCLVHAHRDGTSVDGCEVIESCRTEIPGEWLAVMADGREYLIAVISSDEKRVYQAVWSRNPFIAPCVYQGYLNKAMFYRITLMFGAGKSREEIGKELNRLWKVYGSNDPGSEALNELLEHL; encoded by the coding sequence GTGACGGGCCTCAAACAGACCTGCACGACGCTGGAGGCCAGTCTCACCGGCATCGGGGGGCTCCCGCCGGAGGAGGGCGTATACCGGCTCCAGAACGTTCCCCAGGTGTACGCCCGCGCGGCCGAAATCGTCAGATCCGCACGCAGGAACCTTCTCGTCGATGCCTACGGCATCCCGCTCGCCCGGATACAGCAAGCGGTCGAGGATGCGGCCTCCCGCGGCGTGACCTGCCTGGTTCATGCACACAGGGATGGGACGTCTGTGGATGGTTGCGAGGTCATCGAGAGCTGCAGGACGGAGATCCCGGGGGAGTGGCTGGCTGTGATGGCCGACGGCCGCGAGTACCTGATCGCTGTGATCTCCTCCGATGAGAAGCGGGTCTATCAGGCGGTCTGGAGCCGCAACCCCTTCATCGCGCCATGCGTCTACCAGGGTTATCTCAACAAGGCCATGTTCTACCGCATCACCCTGATGTTCGGAGCGGGGAAGTCCCGGGAGGAGATAGGGAAGGAGCTGAACAGGCTCTGGAAGGTGTACGGCTCGAACGACCCCGGATCGGAAGCCCTCAACGAGCTCCTGGAGCACCTCTGA
- a CDS encoding VCBS repeat-containing protein, which yields MKAFIAASLFSAVVCAGSVSTQESWEDGPGVQGPVSSWSGSFLDSDGTAWLPVPGQLCLESEPLSSPVRHDVGMSFFGCYSAAVGDVNGDCFNDLAATAFEGNELRLWLSDGQGGWVTSTVNNCTAEIGCCFADIDSDGTLDILTTTYSPGSVRVYTNLGGEIPAWDEQIVDSSLDGMHDAKAFDIDQDGDLDIAAASAEDDQVVWWRNDGGSPIVWVKQTVGVLTYPCRLDVCDLDGNGKTDIVAAGYESDRIQVWYGSGGPSPAWTGQVAAAGVNGAHGVGACDLDSDGDLDLVCAGMDDNSLFWLRNGGGSPVAWTVEDIGTFGAPGCSEPADIDGDGDYDVSCGSFGSAGAAWWENQDAGTTWVKHQMISGLGTISLTRAGDVDNDGDLDLVCSGFSGDRLFWVEATSFLGSGWLESSILDTGCQPQYASFDWEASSPSGTSMTVQFRTSDDPSSMGGWSAPYTSPSTVSGQVDRYFQYRIAFTTADESVSPVVDSFSFGFDPTGIGPEAPGSLSIGITCGNPCRTGFSVHIENPEGGPVEVLVYDASGRVRAGSELEMEGGCSATMAVDGLVPGVYLVVAHSMTGDSADVSVTVL from the coding sequence ATGAAAGCGTTCATAGCTGCTTCCCTGTTTTCCGCGGTCGTCTGCGCCGGTTCCGTCAGCACCCAGGAGAGCTGGGAGGACGGTCCTGGCGTCCAGGGTCCGGTTTCGTCCTGGAGCGGATCCTTCCTGGACTCGGACGGGACAGCATGGCTCCCGGTGCCGGGACAGCTGTGTCTTGAATCGGAGCCTCTCTCATCACCTGTCAGGCACGATGTAGGCATGTCCTTTTTCGGATGCTACTCCGCGGCGGTAGGCGACGTGAATGGCGACTGCTTCAACGATCTGGCCGCCACCGCATTCGAGGGGAACGAACTGAGGCTGTGGCTCTCCGACGGGCAGGGGGGGTGGGTGACGTCTACAGTGAACAACTGCACGGCCGAAATAGGTTGCTGCTTCGCTGACATCGACTCCGACGGCACCCTGGACATTCTCACCACGACCTATTCTCCCGGCAGCGTGAGAGTGTATACGAATCTGGGGGGAGAGATCCCGGCATGGGACGAACAGATCGTCGACTCTTCACTCGACGGGATGCACGACGCGAAAGCCTTCGACATCGACCAGGACGGTGACCTCGACATCGCGGCAGCTTCCGCGGAGGACGACCAGGTCGTCTGGTGGAGAAACGACGGCGGGTCTCCGATCGTATGGGTGAAGCAGACCGTAGGAGTCCTCACATATCCTTGCAGGCTGGACGTATGCGATCTCGACGGAAACGGCAAGACCGACATAGTGGCTGCTGGTTACGAATCCGACCGGATTCAGGTCTGGTACGGATCGGGCGGTCCGTCGCCTGCCTGGACCGGACAGGTGGCCGCAGCAGGAGTGAATGGAGCGCATGGAGTGGGAGCATGCGACCTGGATAGCGATGGCGACCTCGATCTGGTCTGTGCCGGGATGGACGACAACTCACTGTTCTGGCTCCGCAACGGTGGCGGGTCGCCTGTCGCCTGGACCGTGGAGGACATAGGCACCTTCGGCGCTCCCGGCTGCTCCGAACCCGCGGACATCGACGGTGACGGTGACTATGACGTGTCATGCGGCTCGTTCGGGTCGGCGGGAGCGGCCTGGTGGGAGAACCAGGATGCCGGGACCACCTGGGTGAAGCACCAGATGATATCGGGTCTCGGCACCATTTCTCTGACAAGAGCCGGCGATGTCGACAACGACGGTGATCTCGACCTGGTCTGCTCCGGATTCTCGGGTGACAGGCTGTTCTGGGTTGAGGCCACATCTTTCCTGGGTTCGGGCTGGCTGGAGAGTTCGATCCTCGACACCGGGTGCCAGCCGCAGTACGCCTCCTTCGACTGGGAAGCGTCGTCTCCCTCAGGAACCTCGATGACCGTTCAGTTCAGGACATCCGACGATCCCTCCTCGATGGGCGGGTGGTCGGCTCCCTACACCAGCCCTTCTACAGTGAGCGGACAGGTCGACAGGTACTTCCAGTACAGGATCGCATTCACGACAGCCGACGAATCGGTCTCTCCGGTCGTCGATTCGTTCAGTTTCGGCTTCGATCCCACTGGGATCGGCCCTGAAGCCCCGGGCAGCCTGTCGATCGGGATCACATGCGGCAATCCCTGCAGAACCGGGTTTTCGGTCCACATCGAAAACCCCGAAGGCGGTCCGGTGGAGGTGCTGGTGTACGATGCCTCCGGCAGGGTGAGGGCCGGGTCGGAGCTGGAGATGGAGGGCGGCTGCAGCGCGACGATGGCTGTAGACGGCCTGGTCCCGGGGGTGTACCTCGTCGTGGCGCACAGCATGACAGGGGATTCGGCCGACGTGAGCGTGACAGTCCTCTAG
- a CDS encoding EcsC family protein has product MIATDCGVVQEGTPSKPDIARKVGALEKLVDRMVLSAYPKIAPYVDRIRARHPSATDIELARMIVRRKAFKNGLVGAVTGIGGFLTMPVTVPADVIASWRIQITMILAIAHAFRRETDPENLKTDVLMVLAGDSAKEALKRVGIEVTRAMTRRAIQKEISQEVMVKVWAALGRRVAARVGRKSLVKSQRSAPLIGAPIGFVFDWFATQAVGRTAIRYYSGD; this is encoded by the coding sequence ATGATCGCGACGGATTGCGGGGTCGTGCAGGAAGGCACGCCTTCGAAACCCGACATCGCCAGGAAGGTCGGCGCGCTAGAGAAGCTCGTCGACCGGATGGTCCTGTCCGCCTACCCGAAGATCGCTCCGTATGTGGACAGGATCAGAGCCAGGCATCCCTCCGCCACCGACATCGAACTCGCCCGCATGATCGTCCGCAGGAAGGCCTTCAAGAACGGTCTCGTGGGCGCCGTGACAGGCATCGGCGGCTTCCTCACCATGCCCGTCACCGTACCGGCGGATGTGATCGCCTCCTGGCGCATCCAGATCACGATGATCCTCGCGATAGCCCACGCCTTCCGGCGCGAAACCGACCCCGAGAATCTCAAGACGGACGTCCTCATGGTCCTCGCAGGCGATTCGGCCAAGGAAGCCCTCAAGCGCGTGGGGATCGAGGTCACCCGTGCCATGACCCGAAGGGCCATCCAGAAGGAGATCTCGCAGGAGGTCATGGTGAAGGTGTGGGCCGCCCTGGGCCGCCGGGTCGCCGCCAGGGTCGGCAGGAAATCGCTGGTCAAGTCTCAGAGGTCCGCACCGCTGATCGGCGCTCCCATCGGGTTCGTCTTCGACTGGTTCGCCACCCAGGCGGTCGGCAGGACCGCGATCCGCTACTACTCGGGAGACTGA
- a CDS encoding class I SAM-dependent methyltransferase → METYSKAAWYYDKLYEGKDYAGEVERLIELACLRPADGSLTLLDVACGTGRHIEHLRGRFSVEGLDICPELLDDARRRNPGVLFHHGDMTSFDLGRRFDAVVCLFSAIGYASSIGGLRSAVSRMAVHLAPGGVLAIEPWFTPADWRPGTTHGLYIDEPDLKIARVNTSMVRGRMSVLDMHYLIGTPEGTEHLEEHHELALFEREEMEEAFHLAGLGVRFDPQGLTGRGLYLGRAAGS, encoded by the coding sequence TTGGAGACATATTCAAAGGCAGCATGGTATTACGACAAGCTCTACGAAGGGAAGGACTACGCCGGCGAGGTCGAGCGCCTGATCGAACTCGCCTGCCTGAGGCCTGCTGACGGTTCGCTTACCCTCCTCGACGTCGCCTGCGGGACGGGACGCCATATCGAGCACCTGCGGGGAAGATTCTCGGTCGAGGGCCTGGACATCTGCCCGGAGCTCCTGGACGATGCCCGCAGGCGCAATCCAGGCGTCCTCTTCCATCACGGCGACATGACATCGTTCGATCTCGGCAGGCGTTTCGACGCCGTGGTCTGTCTGTTCAGCGCCATCGGCTACGCCAGCTCCATCGGGGGTCTGAGGTCGGCGGTCAGCAGGATGGCCGTACATCTCGCCCCCGGCGGGGTGCTGGCGATCGAGCCGTGGTTCACACCGGCCGACTGGCGGCCCGGCACGACCCACGGCCTCTACATCGACGAGCCGGATCTGAAGATCGCCAGGGTGAACACGAGCATGGTCCGCGGAAGGATGTCCGTGCTCGACATGCACTACCTGATAGGGACCCCGGAGGGGACTGAGCACCTGGAGGAACACCACGAGCTTGCCCTCTTCGAGAGGGAGGAGATGGAGGAGGCATTCCATCTCGCAGGGCTCGGGGTGCGGTTCGATCCCCAGGGCCTCACGGGAAGGGGCCTGTATCTCGGGAGGGCAGCCGGTTCCTGA
- a CDS encoding C25 family cysteine peptidase: MKSLLCAPLAAMLMTAAAYADVMQIDVPFDPEGVRLDENGLYTAPRLEGMSLIESDGQPCLPTLPVRIALPVGCSATAIRAVDAVYAVVQGQYRIAPAGPCFPLSMADAVVPSLPDPLIYSRDAFFPSDACLFNSSGSVWGIPMAYATIYPVRWNPATLELEVIQHITLEVEYAPDPSAVLIQRRAASSEAAAVDLARRIVVNPDDVRGSGAAIVPERDLEYGQYVIIAPPGFDGQIAELVAWKTAKGVPAEVYTTIWIEAQYDGYDLQQKIRAFLADCRDDGTDWVLLFGDDDILPARDAYMYAYGEGENAPSDLYFADINDTGVDLWDMNGNHIWGESTDEVDYHPDLWVGRASVSTTAEAEIFVDKVMTYEAVPSALDYFETAPREMRIGYSTGILWEDYSGAASAEIISGYIPGIEWEEERCYEETGNSEAITIEMINAGPHHVYHASHGGPTLMYTSYGSEYTVDDIMAQTNISSGHLPAIWNSIACDIGELDGYECCGDAWLASPGGGGFGAFNSRYGFGHYGEPGYGPSERLCERFYYENLVAGVIPLGQAHLVSMDHFAPPTAWADSFDVEVLDWCIKEYNLFGDPEVSVWTEAARELTVGHPASIAGNTQIVVTVSDQNGPVENARVCIQKGEWKNGDIYEVATTDASGQASLYAGPESIGEIVVTATAHNCIPYQGIITVTALGIGGGEGAVGVLAFGSISPCPSTGTAALDFSTPSAGPATIEAFDLAGRVVSTVFSGDLDTGSHEMTWDFTKDDGTLLPSGIYWLRLSSGAGSATAQAVLLR; encoded by the coding sequence ATGAAGTCCCTGTTGTGCGCCCCGCTTGCGGCGATGCTGATGACGGCAGCGGCATACGCCGACGTAATGCAGATAGATGTTCCGTTCGACCCTGAGGGGGTCAGGCTCGACGAGAACGGTCTCTACACGGCGCCCCGGCTGGAAGGTATGTCGCTCATCGAATCCGACGGACAGCCGTGTCTCCCCACTCTTCCCGTGCGGATCGCGCTGCCCGTGGGCTGCTCCGCGACGGCCATACGGGCAGTCGATGCAGTCTATGCGGTCGTACAGGGACAGTACCGCATCGCTCCAGCAGGGCCGTGCTTCCCGCTGTCCATGGCTGACGCGGTCGTGCCGTCGCTGCCTGATCCACTGATCTACTCCCGTGACGCCTTCTTCCCCTCGGATGCATGCCTGTTCAACAGCTCCGGCTCCGTCTGGGGGATCCCCATGGCGTACGCCACCATCTATCCCGTGAGGTGGAACCCCGCGACGCTCGAGTTGGAGGTCATTCAGCACATCACCCTCGAAGTCGAATACGCCCCTGATCCCTCGGCCGTACTGATCCAGAGGCGTGCCGCCTCGAGCGAGGCGGCGGCGGTGGATCTGGCCCGCCGCATCGTCGTGAATCCCGATGATGTCAGGGGTTCCGGCGCGGCGATCGTGCCCGAGAGGGATCTCGAGTACGGCCAGTACGTCATCATCGCTCCCCCGGGCTTCGATGGTCAGATTGCCGAGCTGGTCGCCTGGAAGACGGCAAAGGGGGTGCCGGCAGAGGTCTACACGACCATCTGGATCGAAGCACAGTACGATGGATACGATCTCCAGCAGAAGATCAGGGCCTTCCTTGCGGACTGCCGCGACGACGGCACCGACTGGGTCCTGCTCTTCGGCGATGACGACATCCTGCCCGCACGTGACGCCTACATGTACGCCTACGGCGAAGGGGAAAACGCCCCCAGCGACCTCTACTTCGCCGACATCAACGACACCGGGGTCGACCTGTGGGACATGAACGGCAACCACATCTGGGGCGAATCGACCGACGAGGTCGACTACCACCCCGATCTCTGGGTCGGCAGGGCCAGCGTCTCCACCACCGCCGAGGCGGAGATCTTCGTCGACAAGGTGATGACCTACGAAGCGGTCCCTTCGGCCCTCGACTACTTCGAGACGGCCCCCAGGGAGATGCGCATCGGCTACTCCACGGGCATCCTGTGGGAGGATTATTCGGGCGCGGCGAGCGCGGAGATCATCTCCGGATACATCCCTGGCATCGAGTGGGAGGAGGAGCGCTGCTACGAGGAGACCGGCAACAGCGAGGCGATAACCATCGAGATGATCAATGCCGGTCCGCATCACGTCTATCACGCGAGCCACGGCGGCCCGACCCTCATGTACACGTCCTACGGCAGCGAATACACCGTAGATGACATCATGGCCCAGACGAACATCTCGTCAGGCCACCTACCGGCGATATGGAACTCGATCGCCTGCGACATCGGCGAACTCGACGGCTACGAGTGCTGCGGCGACGCCTGGCTCGCGAGCCCCGGCGGCGGCGGATTCGGGGCCTTCAACTCGAGATACGGCTTTGGCCATTATGGCGAACCCGGCTACGGCCCGAGCGAGAGGCTCTGCGAGAGATTCTACTACGAGAACCTGGTCGCAGGGGTGATCCCGCTGGGCCAGGCCCATCTCGTGAGCATGGACCACTTCGCTCCTCCGACGGCATGGGCCGACAGCTTCGACGTCGAGGTCCTCGACTGGTGCATCAAGGAGTACAACCTGTTCGGCGATCCGGAAGTGTCGGTCTGGACGGAGGCCGCGCGCGAACTCACGGTCGGCCACCCCGCCTCTATAGCAGGTAACACGCAGATCGTCGTGACGGTATCCGACCAGAACGGGCCGGTCGAGAACGCCAGGGTCTGCATCCAGAAGGGTGAATGGAAGAACGGCGACATCTACGAGGTCGCGACGACCGATGCCTCCGGCCAGGCCTCCCTCTATGCCGGCCCCGAGTCGATCGGTGAAATCGTGGTCACCGCCACCGCCCACAACTGTATCCCATACCAGGGGATCATCACGGTCACGGCTCTCGGCATCGGAGGCGGCGAAGGCGCGGTCGGCGTCCTGGCTTTCGGCTCCATAAGCCCCTGCCCGTCCACCGGTACGGCTGCCCTCGATTTCTCGACCCCCTCGGCGGGTCCTGCGACGATCGAGGCCTTCGACCTCGCGGGAAGGGTGGTCTCGACGGTATTCTCGGGTGACCTGGACACAGGTTCCCATGAGATGACCTGGGACTTCACGAAAGATGACGGGACGCTGCTGCCCTCGGGGATCTACTGGCTGAGGCTCTCCTCGGGGGCCGGATCGGCAACTGCGCAGGCAGTGCTGCTCAGGTAG
- a CDS encoding aminopeptidase produces the protein MGRCTINEWKALLEQVRSASDRLRGRTDPMARCLSDAASRMLYLASMEEKLDGEYFDTASMDVLARDNAALFPVIEGGDYSKSLVNPSVAVRELGREAGQAFAMWRTQIESCGPSLFRHDLDRLSNVFGVLPALVSLDGPEGIPVVVAEASRRGWAARFLKNNLERMDPAFTFFRDTVFGAVPGDRRYLYRYGVRISKADMDMATHVEGLSHEKADLIARTVVGSYVLGFEMDGKDLSRKRTASLYMPAGFERIGRKIDAEMTRHSLRTIFSGIEVRKRNQQWNYDGRFAWALFLDEATRDSFISDVRRGFEEATPNPAAYSGPMFVDTFGDEPFSPVPNPDAISPSAEANTLYRELSMKLNELTDSFCPRAETGFVMADFPSPETRGDFRAIFDETVEMNTLDNDEYLAIHKVLIDALDSGEKVRVKGAPGNRTDLEIVLHRLEDPSKQTNFVNCVATVNIPVGEVFTSPVLSGTNGTLHVEEAFLDGLRYTDLVIEFRDGYISDYGCANFPDPEEGRKYIYENLIHPHKTLPIGEFAIGTNTFAYRMATRHGIMDLLPVLILEKTGPHLAIGDTCFSWEEDHPVHNPLDGKEVVARENEKTCLRKTDPMEAYTAKHTDITLPYRTLGSISAVAPDGSEVFVFRGGRFVLPGTEKLNEALDG, from the coding sequence GTGGGAAGGTGCACGATCAACGAGTGGAAGGCGCTTCTCGAGCAGGTCAGGAGCGCGTCCGACAGGCTCCGCGGCAGGACCGATCCCATGGCCCGCTGCCTCTCCGACGCTGCGTCCCGTATGCTCTATCTCGCCTCGATGGAGGAAAAGCTCGACGGCGAGTATTTCGACACCGCGTCCATGGATGTCCTGGCTCGGGACAACGCAGCGTTGTTCCCGGTCATCGAGGGCGGGGACTACTCGAAGAGCCTGGTGAATCCCTCCGTGGCCGTGCGCGAGCTCGGCCGCGAAGCCGGGCAGGCCTTCGCTATGTGGCGCACTCAGATCGAATCGTGCGGCCCGTCTCTCTTCAGGCATGACCTGGACAGGCTATCGAACGTCTTCGGCGTACTGCCCGCGCTCGTCTCCCTCGACGGCCCGGAGGGCATCCCGGTGGTGGTTGCAGAAGCCTCCCGCAGAGGATGGGCGGCCAGGTTCCTGAAGAACAACCTCGAGAGGATGGACCCCGCCTTCACTTTCTTCCGCGATACCGTCTTCGGCGCCGTCCCGGGCGACCGCCGGTACCTCTACCGCTACGGGGTCAGGATCTCGAAGGCCGACATGGACATGGCGACGCACGTCGAGGGGCTGTCGCACGAGAAGGCCGACCTCATCGCGCGCACCGTCGTTGGATCCTACGTACTCGGATTCGAGATGGACGGGAAGGACCTCTCGAGGAAGCGGACGGCATCCCTCTACATGCCCGCCGGTTTCGAGAGGATCGGCAGGAAGATCGACGCGGAGATGACGAGGCACTCGCTCCGGACGATCTTCAGCGGGATCGAGGTCAGGAAGCGCAACCAGCAATGGAACTACGACGGCAGGTTCGCATGGGCGCTGTTCCTCGACGAGGCGACCCGCGACTCGTTCATCTCCGACGTGCGCAGGGGCTTCGAGGAGGCCACACCGAATCCCGCCGCATATTCCGGCCCCATGTTCGTCGATACATTCGGCGACGAGCCCTTCTCCCCCGTACCAAACCCCGACGCCATCTCGCCTTCCGCCGAGGCGAACACCCTCTACCGCGAGCTCTCGATGAAGCTGAACGAACTGACCGACAGCTTCTGCCCCAGGGCCGAGACCGGCTTCGTGATGGCGGACTTCCCGAGCCCGGAGACAAGGGGCGACTTCCGCGCCATCTTCGACGAGACAGTCGAGATGAACACCCTGGACAACGACGAGTACCTCGCGATCCACAAGGTCCTCATCGACGCCCTCGACTCCGGGGAGAAGGTCAGGGTGAAGGGTGCCCCGGGCAACAGGACCGACCTCGAGATCGTGCTGCACCGCCTGGAGGATCCGTCGAAGCAGACCAACTTCGTCAACTGCGTCGCGACGGTGAACATCCCCGTGGGTGAGGTCTTCACGTCACCGGTGCTCTCGGGCACCAACGGAACCCTCCACGTCGAGGAGGCCTTCCTGGACGGACTCAGGTACACGGATCTGGTGATCGAGTTCAGGGACGGCTACATCTCGGACTACGGCTGCGCCAACTTCCCCGACCCCGAAGAGGGGAGGAAGTACATCTACGAGAACCTGATCCATCCCCACAAGACGCTCCCCATCGGCGAGTTCGCGATAGGCACGAACACGTTCGCCTACCGGATGGCGACCAGGCACGGGATCATGGATCTCCTGCCAGTGCTCATCCTCGAGAAGACAGGGCCGCACCTGGCGATCGGCGACACCTGCTTCTCGTGGGAGGAGGACCACCCGGTCCACAATCCGCTGGACGGCAAGGAGGTCGTCGCCCGCGAGAACGAGAAGACCTGCCTGAGGAAGACCGATCCGATGGAGGCGTACACTGCGAAGCACACGGACATCACGCTTCCCTACAGGACGCTGGGCAGCATCTCGGCCGTGGCGCCCGACGGCAGCGAGGTCTTCGTGTTCCGCGGCGGCCGGTTCGTCCTCCCGGGGACGGAGAAGCTCAACGAGGCGCTCGACGGCTGA
- a CDS encoding T9SS type A sorting domain-containing protein has translation MRTLMLLVAGLAFLPRVRAESAGFVEHVVAEGFSGANSVDPADLDGDGDYDLAACAWNDGLAWFENTGGGFEKHTVDAGLAGAIFVRASDLDGDGDEDLAASSNSLGTVRWYENAGSGSFTAHDVRTGFTGAHSVIPCDIDGDGDTDLLCAAFDIDTVCWFENGGSGTFTEHQIASFDGAWTAVAGDMDGDGDIDVSGAARMADEVRWWENGGSEAFTGHSIDASFDGAHVLVMDDLDQDGDTDVVATARAADQVAWYENSGSESFTKHILLEDYDWPTFASPADLDGDGDKDIACAAYNADDVSWLQNGGSENYTKNVLSSTFDGVIPVVSADFDGDGDIDILAAAYGPGRIVWWENTGPTSIEGPQGAWGCPVLEAGPNPGVGTIQVSFELPAGTCWTLFLYDASGRLASAGVQGVSDGGRSCIRLQAPGVGTYLVRLDTSSGSATAPTVVLRR, from the coding sequence GTGAGGACATTGATGCTGCTGGTGGCGGGCCTGGCTTTCCTGCCCCGGGTGCGGGCGGAATCGGCAGGCTTCGTGGAGCATGTGGTCGCCGAAGGCTTCTCCGGAGCCAACTCCGTCGATCCGGCCGATCTGGACGGTGACGGCGACTACGATCTCGCGGCATGCGCCTGGAACGATGGCTTGGCCTGGTTCGAGAACACCGGCGGAGGCTTCGAGAAGCACACGGTCGATGCCGGCCTCGCCGGGGCGATCTTCGTCCGGGCCTCCGATCTCGACGGAGACGGCGACGAGGATCTGGCCGCATCGTCGAACAGCCTCGGGACGGTTCGCTGGTACGAGAACGCCGGATCGGGTTCGTTCACTGCCCATGACGTGAGGACGGGCTTCACCGGCGCTCATTCCGTGATCCCGTGCGACATCGACGGCGACGGCGACACCGATCTCCTGTGCGCGGCCTTCGACATCGACACCGTGTGCTGGTTCGAGAACGGCGGCTCGGGAACGTTCACCGAGCACCAGATAGCATCCTTCGACGGGGCCTGGACCGCTGTGGCCGGCGACATGGACGGAGACGGCGACATCGACGTCTCGGGCGCCGCCAGGATGGCCGACGAGGTGCGCTGGTGGGAGAACGGAGGCAGTGAGGCCTTCACCGGGCACTCGATCGATGCCTCGTTCGACGGTGCTCACGTCCTGGTGATGGACGACCTCGACCAGGACGGCGACACCGACGTCGTGGCAACCGCAAGGGCGGCAGACCAGGTGGCCTGGTACGAGAACAGCGGTTCGGAGTCCTTCACCAAGCACATCCTGCTCGAGGACTACGACTGGCCGACTTTCGCGAGCCCTGCCGACCTCGACGGCGACGGCGACAAGGACATCGCCTGCGCGGCCTACAACGCCGACGATGTTTCATGGCTCCAGAACGGCGGATCGGAGAACTACACGAAGAACGTCCTGTCATCGACGTTCGACGGGGTGATACCGGTCGTGTCGGCCGACTTCGATGGCGACGGAGACATCGACATCCTGGCGGCCGCCTACGGTCCGGGCAGGATAGTCTGGTGGGAGAACACCGGGCCCACTTCCATCGAAGGCCCGCAGGGTGCCTGGGGCTGCCCCGTTCTCGAAGCCGGCCCGAATCCGGGTGTCGGAACTATCCAGGTTTCTTTCGAGCTGCCCGCGGGCACCTGCTGGACTCTGTTCCTGTACGACGCCTCGGGACGTCTTGCATCGGCAGGGGTGCAGGGAGTGTCCGACGGAGGCCGCTCGTGCATCAGGCTGCAGGCCCCCGGTGTCGGCACCTATCTCGTCAGGCTGGACACATCCTCCGGCTCCGCCACGGCTCCGACGGTGGTGCTCCGGCGGTAG